A region from the Dethiosulfovibrio faecalis genome encodes:
- a CDS encoding dipeptide epimerase — MRITGVKTGTISVPLKKPFKTAVRSVDAVRDVIVAVETDSGVVGYGEAPPTGAITGDTTGAILGAIDDHIRPTLLGRDGEDLEGNLKVLQSCMVGNTSAKAALDIALHDLWAQSIGSPLYRLFGGSRESIETDVTVSVNEPDEMAQDALNAVESGYKVIKIKVGKESSKDFDRLKAIREAIGQDVEIRIDANQGWTPTEAVNILDRMEKAGFGLELVEQPVKAKDLDGMAYVTAHTSIPVVADESIWSASDALEIFRRKAADMVNIKLMKCGGIAEARRIVAVSEIFGAQVMLGSMLEGKICASAAVHLAAAYGAITRIDIDGPLLCASDPIVGGADFKGPDIRVSDAPGLGVMSFDEIKWH; from the coding sequence GTGAGGATAACCGGAGTTAAAACAGGGACCATATCGGTCCCCCTCAAAAAACCTTTTAAGACGGCGGTAAGGTCCGTCGATGCGGTCAGAGACGTCATAGTAGCGGTAGAGACCGATTCGGGTGTCGTCGGTTACGGCGAGGCCCCCCCGACGGGAGCCATAACGGGCGACACGACAGGAGCCATCCTTGGAGCCATCGACGACCATATAAGGCCGACTTTGCTGGGGCGCGACGGAGAGGACCTTGAGGGGAACTTAAAGGTTCTTCAGAGCTGCATGGTAGGCAACACCAGCGCCAAGGCAGCCCTCGACATTGCCCTTCACGATCTTTGGGCCCAGTCGATCGGTTCCCCTCTCTACAGGCTTTTCGGAGGTAGTAGAGAATCGATCGAGACCGACGTCACGGTTAGCGTAAACGAGCCGGACGAGATGGCCCAGGATGCCTTGAACGCCGTGGAGAGCGGCTACAAGGTGATCAAGATAAAGGTCGGGAAGGAGTCTTCCAAGGACTTCGACCGCCTCAAGGCAATAAGAGAGGCAATCGGACAGGACGTTGAAATAAGGATAGACGCCAACCAGGGTTGGACCCCGACCGAGGCGGTGAATATTCTCGATCGGATGGAGAAAGCCGGTTTCGGTCTGGAACTGGTGGAACAGCCGGTTAAAGCCAAAGACCTGGACGGGATGGCCTACGTCACTGCCCATACGTCCATCCCCGTCGTGGCCGACGAGAGCATATGGAGCGCCTCGGACGCCCTGGAGATCTTCCGTCGCAAGGCGGCGGACATGGTCAACATAAAGCTTATGAAGTGCGGTGGAATAGCCGAGGCCAGGCGGATAGTGGCTGTATCGGAGATATTCGGGGCCCAGGTCATGCTGGGAAGCATGCTGGAGGGGAAAATATGCGCCTCCGCGGCGGTGCATCTGGCGGCGGCTTATGGGGCGATAACGAGGATAGACATAGACGGTCCTCTGCTCTGTGCCTCCGATCCCATAGTGGGTGGGGCGGACTTCAAGGGACCGGATATCAGGGTGTCCGACGCTCCCGGTCTGGGAGTGATGTCCTTCGACGAAATAAAGTGGCATTGA
- a CDS encoding DUF3870 domain-containing protein, which yields MIGNARSASDNPITHTYSHFFITFIADLDTGEILDMEASFTLSLTNRFLRDLFLGRSLAAVDEGLLEAVRKRYLGSSQKAIAVAYRDAVKKFVAAFR from the coding sequence GTGATAGGCAACGCTAGGAGCGCCAGCGATAACCCGATTACCCATACTTACTCTCATTTCTTCATCACCTTCATCGCCGATCTCGATACGGGGGAGATACTCGACATGGAGGCCTCCTTTACCCTGTCCTTGACCAACAGGTTTTTGAGAGACCTGTTCCTAGGCAGATCTCTGGCGGCCGTGGACGAGGGGCTTCTCGAGGCGGTGAGGAAAAGATATCTGGGGTCATCTCAGAAGGCCATAGCCGTGGCCTACAGGGATGCGGTGAAGAAATTCGTAGCCGCGTTCAGGTAA
- a CDS encoding 4Fe-4S binding protein: protein MPWIDRNRCTGCGLCVDNCPAEAISIAENLAVLDMENCIRCGSCHEVCPTESIRHDSELTDGEVEANLQEAIQHAQSCADLKGNTLESLASLERHIKHYKRQKLVAEKTLERLQHVLAYQNEEYREKTASE from the coding sequence ATGCCATGGATCGATCGAAACCGCTGCACCGGATGCGGTCTCTGTGTAGATAACTGTCCCGCGGAAGCCATCTCTATAGCTGAAAACCTGGCAGTTCTAGATATGGAAAACTGCATCCGTTGCGGAAGCTGTCATGAAGTATGCCCCACCGAAAGCATTCGCCATGACAGCGAGCTGACCGACGGAGAGGTAGAAGCAAACCTACAGGAGGCGATACAGCACGCACAGTCCTGTGCCGACCTGAAGGGGAACACCCTGGAAAGCTTGGCCAGCTTGGAACGACATATCAAACACTATAAGAGGCAGAAACTGGTGGCGGAAAAGACCCTCGAACGCCTCCAACATGTATTGGCCTATCAAAACGAGGAATACAGGGAGAAGACAGCAAGTGAATAG
- a CDS encoding SLAC1 anion channel family protein produces MNSILKARIRNFPVSFFAVSMGLTGCLIALQKVGPILGLPLVVAKILLDVALVVFSIIAIAYSSKIAINFSAFRADLNHPVRMHFLPTFSVSLLLLAIATMEPMPILSRYFWTIGTVAHLVLTLYTLTIWLQHSHFKIHHANPSWFIPILGNLVVPVAGAAHAPVFVNWFFLCVGLFFWVLLFAVLLNRLIFHEPIQDKLVPTFSILMAPPAIGFISYVKLTGEIDLFAMGLYSLALFLFLVVCAQWQLFRKIRFYLSWWAYSFPLAALDLATVLLFHKTGNPALKTFGLALFFGLVLLVVFLTALTAKDMTKGQICIEE; encoded by the coding sequence GTGAATAGTATTCTTAAAGCACGAATCCGCAACTTCCCAGTCTCGTTCTTTGCCGTTTCCATGGGACTGACTGGCTGTCTCATCGCACTTCAGAAGGTCGGCCCCATACTGGGGCTACCTCTTGTCGTGGCTAAGATCCTGCTTGACGTGGCTTTAGTCGTTTTCTCTATCATCGCTATAGCTTACTCAAGCAAGATAGCGATCAATTTCTCGGCCTTCCGAGCGGACCTAAACCATCCGGTCAGGATGCACTTTCTGCCTACTTTTTCGGTGAGTCTTCTGCTTCTTGCCATAGCTACCATGGAGCCTATGCCGATACTTTCACGTTATTTCTGGACGATCGGCACTGTAGCACACCTTGTATTGACGCTCTACACGTTGACGATCTGGCTTCAACACAGCCATTTCAAGATACATCACGCCAACCCGTCCTGGTTCATACCGATCCTGGGAAATCTGGTCGTTCCTGTGGCGGGCGCCGCACACGCTCCGGTCTTCGTGAATTGGTTTTTCCTCTGTGTCGGGCTTTTTTTCTGGGTGCTGCTCTTCGCCGTACTGCTGAATCGATTGATCTTTCACGAACCAATCCAGGACAAGTTGGTGCCAACTTTTTCCATATTAATGGCACCTCCGGCGATCGGATTTATCTCTTACGTAAAACTCACAGGGGAGATCGATCTTTTCGCCATGGGACTCTACTCGTTGGCTCTATTTCTGTTTCTAGTCGTCTGCGCACAATGGCAGCTCTTTCGGAAAATCCGCTTTTACCTATCTTGGTGGGCCTACTCATTTCCCTTGGCGGCCCTGGATCTGGCCACCGTGCTACTCTTTCACAAGACAGGAAATCCGGCGTTGAAGACCTTCGGTTTGGCTCTTTTTTTTGGGTTGGTACTTCTGGTAGTTTTCTTGACGGCGCTTACGGCGAAGGACATGACGAAGGGGCAAATCTGCATAGAGGAATAA
- a CDS encoding TRAP transporter permease, with product MNILSVFKPGEHIPNRDFSGHVRTFAVALAVFTSLIHCWMNSVGLMITIKMNAIHLATMMALVFLYFPGTARSRRDQPTALDWLFTGLALLGGLYVVMCYDRLLATKLEVTQLDLIISVMTMCLLVEASRRAVGLPLTVLCVFFLVYTKFGPYFPGLFAHRGFDWSRIITRMALTDQGIYGVTLMVSSSYVFMFILFGSFLAATKTSEFFNDFALALAGRYRGGPAKVAVIASALMGSISGSSQANVATTGAFTIPLMKKVGYKPFFAGAVEAAASTGGILMPPIMGASAFIMSTFLGIPYVKIMLAGVFPALLYYGAILTMVDLRAKSNGLEGLPKEEIPSMKTTMLDKGHMTIPLVLIVYFLVAGYTPLFSAFLGLIAIIVLSSCRKSTRMGVKDFIGALDGGARSAAPVGIACGIVGFIVGAVGMTGVGQVIAMNIIMFAGGKLWAALILCMLAAIVLGMGLPASACYIITATIAAPALQQMGVPALAAHFFAFYYGTMSAVVPPVALTSYTAAGLAKAAPTKVAVVGFGLAMSGLLLPFLFVYNPVLLFVDFTWGRFLPTILCAVVGVFSLSAGLIGMLRAHMPLWERVLFAANGIALVNPLKTVRLMSLAFFAFLFLQHWMRNRALRKETA from the coding sequence TTGAATATTCTGAGTGTCTTCAAGCCCGGGGAGCATATCCCCAACAGGGATTTCTCCGGTCATGTCAGGACCTTCGCCGTCGCACTGGCGGTTTTCACGTCTCTTATACACTGCTGGATGAACAGCGTAGGTCTGATGATAACCATAAAGATGAACGCCATCCACCTCGCCACTATGATGGCATTGGTGTTCCTCTATTTCCCCGGAACAGCCAGGTCCAGACGAGATCAGCCTACCGCCCTTGACTGGCTGTTTACCGGGCTCGCTTTGCTGGGCGGTCTTTACGTGGTCATGTGTTATGACCGTCTTTTGGCCACCAAGCTGGAGGTCACCCAGCTGGACCTCATAATTTCGGTCATGACCATGTGTCTTCTGGTAGAGGCGTCTCGCCGGGCGGTCGGCTTGCCTCTGACGGTGTTGTGCGTTTTCTTCCTGGTCTACACCAAATTCGGTCCGTATTTCCCTGGTCTTTTCGCCCACAGAGGTTTCGACTGGAGCAGGATAATAACCCGTATGGCTCTCACCGACCAGGGGATATACGGCGTCACCCTCATGGTCTCGTCGTCCTACGTGTTCATGTTCATACTGTTCGGATCCTTTCTGGCGGCCACCAAGACCAGCGAGTTCTTCAACGACTTCGCCCTGGCCCTGGCGGGGCGCTACAGGGGCGGTCCTGCCAAGGTCGCGGTCATAGCGTCAGCACTTATGGGCAGTATCTCCGGCAGTTCTCAGGCGAACGTTGCTACTACTGGAGCCTTCACCATACCTCTAATGAAGAAGGTAGGATATAAGCCCTTCTTCGCCGGAGCGGTGGAGGCTGCCGCCAGTACCGGAGGAATTTTAATGCCTCCGATCATGGGTGCCTCCGCCTTCATAATGAGCACCTTCCTGGGGATTCCCTACGTCAAGATAATGTTGGCCGGCGTCTTCCCCGCTTTGCTCTACTACGGCGCCATCTTGACCATGGTCGATCTCAGGGCCAAGAGCAACGGCCTGGAGGGGTTGCCCAAGGAGGAAATCCCCTCCATGAAGACCACTATGTTGGACAAGGGGCACATGACCATACCTCTCGTCCTGATAGTCTATTTCCTGGTCGCCGGTTACACCCCGCTGTTCTCCGCTTTTCTGGGGTTGATCGCTATAATAGTCCTTTCTTCCTGCCGTAAATCCACCCGAATGGGTGTCAAGGATTTTATAGGGGCACTGGACGGAGGGGCCAGAAGCGCCGCTCCTGTCGGAATAGCCTGCGGGATAGTAGGTTTCATAGTCGGAGCCGTCGGCATGACCGGCGTGGGACAGGTCATAGCTATGAACATAATAATGTTCGCCGGAGGCAAGCTCTGGGCGGCCTTGATACTGTGCATGTTAGCGGCCATCGTCCTGGGCATGGGGCTTCCCGCCTCTGCCTGTTATATCATAACCGCCACAATCGCGGCTCCGGCCCTGCAGCAGATGGGGGTTCCCGCTCTGGCGGCTCACTTCTTTGCCTTCTACTACGGGACGATGTCGGCTGTTGTTCCTCCTGTGGCTCTCACCAGCTATACCGCCGCCGGACTGGCCAAGGCGGCTCCTACGAAGGTGGCGGTGGTCGGTTTCGGTCTGGCGATGTCGGGGTTGCTTCTGCCCTTCCTGTTCGTCTACAACCCGGTGCTGCTCTTCGTCGACTTCACCTGGGGCAGGTTCCTTCCGACCATCCTCTGTGCCGTGGTGGGAGTCTTCTCTCTCTCCGCCGGGCTAATAGGGATGTTGAGGGCCCACATGCCCCTGTGGGAGAGGGTTCTTTTCGCCGCCAACGGTATAGCTTTGGTCAACCCTCTTAAGACGGTTCGTCTGATGAGTCTCGCCTTTTTCGCTTTCCTCTTCCTCCAGCATTGGATGAGAAATAGGGCGTTGAGAAAAGAGACGGCCTAA
- a CDS encoding TAXI family TRAP transporter solute-binding subunit, translated as MRKGIIAAVLAVFALSAAVAGTAQAVEFVTIVTGSTGGTYYPVGTIIANSMNKEMMSKGVKASAQSSGGTIENLKMLKNDEAEMAIAMSNLTGFAYKGVGTYEGKQIPSLRYVMGLWPDVTQIVVRKEAGIETWGDLKGKRMAVGPPASGTEFTSKLVLRAVAGLTFEDIQPEYIGYSEAAQALQNGRLDAFNAETGYPVSAVSELYAGRVPVGMLEFSDDELDELQLEAPYYARVVIPADVYPKQTKPLNLVGVKSALIVSEKVSDEIVYETLKVIYNDREAMKQAHAAFTKVDYDHPMAGLYGAPLHPGAVKFFKEQGFEIPGSLLPPEAK; from the coding sequence ATGAGAAAGGGAATCATTGCAGCGGTGCTGGCCGTCTTTGCGTTGTCCGCCGCCGTAGCGGGAACGGCTCAGGCCGTCGAGTTCGTGACGATCGTCACCGGTTCCACCGGCGGCACCTACTATCCGGTAGGGACCATAATCGCCAACAGCATGAACAAGGAGATGATGTCCAAGGGAGTCAAGGCCTCGGCTCAGAGTTCCGGCGGTACCATCGAGAACCTCAAGATGCTCAAGAACGACGAGGCGGAGATGGCGATAGCCATGTCCAACCTCACCGGCTTCGCCTACAAGGGCGTAGGTACCTACGAGGGAAAACAGATCCCGTCCCTTCGCTACGTTATGGGGCTCTGGCCCGACGTCACCCAGATCGTTGTCCGCAAAGAGGCGGGGATCGAGACCTGGGGAGACCTCAAGGGCAAGAGGATGGCGGTAGGACCTCCCGCCTCCGGGACCGAGTTCACCAGTAAACTGGTGTTGAGAGCCGTGGCGGGATTGACCTTCGAGGACATCCAGCCCGAGTACATCGGCTACAGTGAGGCCGCTCAGGCTCTTCAGAACGGCAGACTCGACGCTTTCAACGCCGAGACGGGATATCCCGTTTCCGCCGTGTCCGAGCTCTACGCCGGACGGGTTCCAGTGGGGATGCTGGAGTTCTCCGACGACGAGCTTGACGAGCTTCAACTGGAGGCCCCCTATTACGCCAGGGTGGTCATCCCCGCCGACGTGTATCCCAAGCAGACCAAGCCTCTGAACCTGGTCGGAGTCAAGTCCGCCCTTATAGTCAGCGAAAAGGTCAGCGACGAGATCGTCTACGAGACCCTTAAGGTCATCTACAACGATCGCGAGGCTATGAAGCAGGCTCACGCCGCCTTCACCAAGGTCGACTACGACCACCCCATGGCTGGACTCTACGGCGCTCCTCTTCATCCCGGTGCCGTCAAGTTCTTCAAGGAACAGGGCTTCGAGATTCCCGGATCCCTTCTTCCGCCCGAGGCGAAATAG
- a CDS encoding HD-GYP domain-containing protein: MASMRKEIRKKALRGCVPAIAILAVLAVFMFSRLTGHLMKERENLISQSISGYSDLAYQTYAFIEAHWGMHLSALIRSVSDELDSGDYGDLRLRDILREKISEDPYLFPYGADIKAWILHKENTVASTEKGNSSPRMSSRFSSRLRLLDKGETLMDPLHLTIATSMGDGIYLIIETEEAAIGGVSDLRSIVRGLTILPSVEEVHLIDPDDPSLIQGTGTKTAWGQKAVVQRLLVDDRGSSEKSLSPNLVLSILLNFRPIFALVGIMIFSIIASMALIVWAAFSAAGRASDGISRAIVAMTKRIDNFAATKKQEQTEPVNTDIDEIESLSDSFDHMSREVSKSISDQNYTRGKIDELYSSQRALSETLDRIISLGTELTESALKDDESFLSHLFRSAMSLIPEANAGCISVIENDRWRFVDAVGHDLEGLNRLKLQSRYVSTEDRPIVVNRPSDRLIGIPKEIADEMRRLTLPATSSCRYTIRCDGEVVGHLTLDICGKTDAKFPESTAQTLESLGHIAGMFFSMRRVYKANQDLLEQVIMVLAEFMDDYDSCTRDHSKSVANLCRRTAEAIGLSKEEITRLYWAGLLHDIGKLAIPREIIMKPGPLSEEEYSIVKRHSEAGASAVTKSKTLSDMAEPIRYHHERWDGKGYPEGLRGANIPLLARIISVCDVYDSITDDRPYRKRLTPEEASLEMERSAGTQLDPGLVSTFLEKVAPYLDDQEAPHPLG; encoded by the coding sequence ATGGCGTCTATGAGAAAAGAAATCCGAAAAAAAGCTCTCAGAGGATGCGTCCCGGCGATTGCGATATTGGCGGTTCTCGCCGTCTTTATGTTTTCCAGACTGACGGGGCACCTGATGAAGGAGAGGGAAAATCTCATCTCCCAGTCGATCTCAGGTTACTCCGACCTGGCCTACCAGACATACGCCTTCATCGAAGCCCATTGGGGCATGCACCTTTCGGCCTTGATCCGTTCCGTCTCGGACGAACTGGACTCCGGGGACTACGGCGATCTACGACTGAGGGACATCCTGAGGGAGAAGATCTCGGAAGACCCATATCTGTTCCCCTACGGAGCCGATATAAAGGCCTGGATTCTGCACAAAGAAAACACCGTAGCCTCTACAGAAAAGGGCAACTCGTCCCCTCGCATGTCATCTCGATTCTCGTCCAGGCTGCGTCTTCTGGACAAAGGCGAGACCCTGATGGACCCGCTGCACCTCACGATAGCCACCTCTATGGGGGACGGTATATATCTGATCATAGAGACGGAGGAGGCGGCCATAGGGGGAGTCTCAGATCTGAGAAGCATCGTCCGGGGATTAACCATTCTGCCCTCGGTGGAGGAGGTCCACCTGATCGACCCAGACGACCCTTCCCTTATACAGGGGACCGGCACGAAGACGGCATGGGGCCAAAAGGCCGTGGTTCAAAGGCTCTTGGTGGACGACAGGGGAAGCTCCGAAAAATCCTTGAGCCCCAACCTGGTGCTGTCCATCCTTCTGAACTTCAGACCGATATTCGCACTGGTCGGAATCATGATCTTCTCGATAATAGCGTCTATGGCTCTCATAGTATGGGCGGCTTTCTCAGCGGCTGGCAGGGCCTCGGACGGTATATCGAGAGCCATCGTCGCCATGACGAAAAGGATCGACAACTTCGCTGCCACGAAAAAACAGGAACAGACGGAACCGGTGAACACCGATATAGATGAGATCGAAAGTCTGTCGGACAGCTTCGATCATATGTCTCGGGAGGTATCCAAGTCCATAAGCGACCAAAATTACACGAGAGGGAAGATAGACGAACTCTACTCCTCCCAGAGAGCCCTGAGCGAGACCCTGGACAGGATCATATCTCTAGGGACGGAGCTGACCGAAAGCGCCCTGAAGGACGACGAGTCCTTTCTGTCCCATCTTTTCAGAAGCGCCATGTCTCTGATACCGGAGGCAAACGCCGGCTGCATATCGGTGATAGAGAACGACCGTTGGAGGTTCGTCGACGCGGTGGGGCACGACCTGGAAGGTCTCAACAGGCTCAAACTGCAGAGCCGCTACGTGTCGACGGAGGACAGGCCTATCGTGGTGAACCGTCCCTCGGACAGACTTATCGGAATTCCCAAGGAGATAGCCGACGAGATGAGGCGATTGACCCTACCGGCGACGAGCTCCTGCCGTTATACCATCCGTTGCGACGGAGAGGTGGTGGGACACCTGACCCTGGACATATGTGGAAAGACCGACGCGAAGTTCCCCGAGTCGACAGCTCAGACACTTGAGTCCTTGGGACACATAGCCGGAATGTTCTTTTCCATGAGGAGGGTGTACAAGGCCAACCAAGACCTTCTGGAACAGGTCATCATGGTTTTGGCCGAATTTATGGACGACTACGACTCCTGCACGAGGGACCACTCGAAATCCGTGGCGAACCTGTGCAGAAGGACCGCCGAGGCCATAGGCCTTTCCAAGGAGGAGATCACCAGGCTTTACTGGGCCGGACTGCTACACGACATCGGCAAACTCGCAATCCCCAGAGAGATAATAATGAAACCGGGACCTCTCTCGGAGGAGGAATACTCTATAGTGAAGAGACACTCCGAGGCGGGAGCCTCCGCCGTAACCAAGTCGAAGACCCTCTCCGACATGGCGGAGCCCATAAGATATCACCACGAGAGGTGGGACGGCAAGGGATACCCCGAGGGACTGAGAGGAGCCAACATCCCCCTTTTGGCCAGGATAATCTCGGTCTGCGACGTTTACGACTCGATAACCGACGACAGACCCTACAGAAAAAGGCTCACCCCCGAGGAGGCAAGCCTCGAGATGGAGAGGAGCGCCGGAACCCAGCTGGATCCGGGGCTCGTCTCCACCTTTCTCGAAAAGGTCGCTCCCTATCTGGACGACCAGGAGGCGCCCCATCCTCTGGGATAG